The proteins below come from a single Pichia kudriavzevii chromosome 2, complete sequence genomic window:
- a CDS encoding uncharacterized protein (PKUD0B03570; similar to Saccharomyces cerevisiae YHL035C (VMR1) and YLL048C (YBT1); ancestral locus Anc_4.6) translates to MSNSTCDVVWQVDDFTRCSRHDILELKIPLVLTILSVISIGYYLAKNNWLSSSNIKLDYKFSNNDSSLGPDLAQNYGSVENSNTENPDKKTNIIDAHFDMNYLSGSSTQDMKVTTKTVFRSNFDRSMLALLEFLSLCQLVVAVSPFVMKDLAREWQDNTLVPWANAFFWTYFFLLTTFRLKCSSTGLPEKYPDLWYHSFNLIFVYFFSALFLIRSALLNHTLNKLSKDFYIVEFLLVSAMFLILGSDKFGDRPITVYVTQGLTPSPEPMASFFSVSSYSWLEDMIYAAKKVTPTVKDVWSLKLEDNAYAVILKFHKVKFHSRFAVNLFYQFRKLFLYQTICTSAEAVLTFFPSMLLKKILEYVESPDTESASLAWLFVILMAISSPITCALSGRGLYLGRRICTRMRAVLIGEVYSKALRRQISSSSKITDNEKEESDSPPYTGASATSNTLVSSNGSQKDTKSDEEEKSTRDLGSIINLIAVDSFKVSEICGYLHYFVNSFIMTVIAIAVLYSLLGWAALAGALTIILMMPLNYKLSMTLGNFQKEMLKVTDSRIQKLNEAFQNIRIIKYFAWENKFIEQIIDVRSKELNILFNRCLVWVVSSFVWFLTPTIVCLVAFYCYTIIEGKQLTTPIAFTSLSLFSLLRAPLDQFADMLSFVVQSKVSLERIEEFLKEPETTKYEQLVMERDENSPDVGFQNATFSWSTSSNAPNDFKLRSIDIAFKKNKLNVVIGSTGSGKTSLLLALLGEMNLIEGKVFLPAWTPRDDLIVDSRTGLTESAAYCSQSAWLLNGTIRENILFAAPYDEKRYKQAIEACGLKRDFEILAAGDKTEIGEKGITLSGGQKQRVSLARALYSNASYVLLDDCLSAVDSHTAVHIYENCITGPLMANRTCILVSHNIALTIKDAEHVVVMDNGRVKTQGTVDELIKEGVFDEEATASVMQSRSASTANLNALVNEESDALHSHLLNSTIAALASDHNADQIDSIPVEDENIDKSGKLIDEETKSDGSVSLEVYKAYINLFGGTYFWILLAIVLLSTQLVNIYQSYYLRIWSMAENERNGITVLTAIISEIPNKVYAKSDFAWDNVLNVFKSIDWHKPIIKTRYNDFDVSKMSAIHSTMYYLVVYSLIGLVYSSIGSLRIIMVYIGGLGVSRKIFKQLLQKVMRAEVRFFDSTPIGRIMNRFSKDMESIDQELAPYSEAFVVDILSCLSTIVLITWITPAFLIFGVFVSILFGYVGILYLNLSRELKRFESITRSPINQHFTETLTGVTTIRAYGDERRFLVQNMQKIDTNNRPFFFVWANNRWMSFRAQFTGSSIVAISAALAVLAARQIDSGLAGISLSFAASFSTSALWVLRCYADVEININSVERVQEYITDIKEESATETPFDPPASWPEHGEISVEGLSLRYAPNLPLVIKDISFHVNSGEKVGVVGRTGAGKSTIITSFFRFIEPAQGKIVIDGVDITKIGLNSLRRGLAIIPQEPTLFTGSLRSNLDMFNESDDLSIYESLRRVGLISRDEYNSLRTVIESGQSLEEYNKSNENSEENVNKFTNLEAEVTENGGNLSQGERQLICLARSLLKSPKILLLDEATASIDYETDAMIQNTIREEFSESTILTIAHRLKTIIDYDKILVLDHGNAKEYDHPYNLITKEGSQFRSMCQDTGEFDELVRLAKEAYDAKK, encoded by the coding sequence ATGTCCAACTCCACATGCGATGTTGTGTGGCAGGTCGACGATTTTACTCGTTGTTCAAGACACGATATCTTGGAATTAAAAATTCCACTGGTTTTGACTATTTTGTCTGTTATTTCTATTGGTTACTACTTGGCAAAGAATAATTGGCTTTCCTCTAGCAACATTAAGCTAGATTATAAATTTTCTAACAACGACAGCTCTCTCGGTCCAGACTTGGCTCAAAATTATGGATCAGTTGAAAACTCTAATACTGAAAATCCTGATAAGAAAACCAATATTATTGATGCCCATTTTGATATGAATTACCTCTCGGGAAGTTCCACGCAAGACATGAAGGTCACTACAAAAACTGTTTTCAGGTCGAACTTTGATCGTTCCATGCTGGCCCTGCTGGAATTCCTCTCTTTATGCCAGTTAGTTGTGGCagtttctccttttgtCATGAAAGACTTGGCAAGAGAATGGCAAGACAACACTCTAGTACCTTGGGCTAACGCTTTTTTTTGGACctacttttttcttctaactACGTTTAGATTGAAATGTTCATCAACTGGATTACCTGAAAAATACCCTGATTTATGGTACCACAGTTTCAATCTGATCTTTGTCTACTTTTTCAGCGCTTTATTCTTGATCAGATCTGCCTTGCTAAATCACACCCTGAATAAACtatcaaaagatttttATATCGTCGAATTTCTATTAGTTTCTGCCATGTTTTTGATATTAGGTTCCGACAAGTTTGGTGATAGGCCCATTACTGTTTATGTCACCCAGGGTTTAACTCCTTCTCCGGAACCTATGGCTTCATTTTTCAGTGTTAGTTCCTACTCTTGGCTTGAAGATATGATTTATGCAGCTAAAAAAGTCACACCAACTGTGAAAGATGTCTGGAGTTTGAAATTAGAAGATAATGCTTATGCCGTAATATTGAAGTTTCATAAGGTTAAATTCCATTCAAGGTTTGCTGTCAATCTATTCTACCAGTTCCGTAAattgtttctttatcaaacaatttGTACTTCTGCAGAAGCTGTACTCAcattttttccatcaatgttattgaagaagattttggaatatGTTGAAAGCCCAGATACTGAGTCTGCAAGTCTTGCTTGGTTGTTTGTTATTCTTATGGCCATCTCTTCCCCAATCACATGTGCCTTGTCTGGTCGTGGTCTTTATCTTGGTAGAAGAATTTGCACGAGAATGAGAGCAGTTTTAATTGGTGAAGTATATTCTAAGGCTTTAAGAAGACAAATCTCGAGCTCTTCGAAGATTACTGAcaatgaaaaggaagaatcaGATTCTCCTCCATATACTGGTGCAAGTGCTACATCTAACACCCTAGTTAGTTCCAATGGGTCCCAAAAAGACACCAAATCAgatgaagaggagaaaTCGACACGTGATTTGGGCTctatcatcaatttgattgCCGTTGATTCCTTCAAAGTTTCAGAGATATGTGGTTATTTACAttattttgtaaattcATTTATTATGACTGTCATTGCAATTGCCGTTCTTTACAGTTTGTTAGGCTGGGCGGCATTGGCAGGTGCGTTAACTATTATCCTTATGATGCCATTGAACTACAAATTAAGTATGACATTGGGAAACTTCCAAAAGGAAATGCTTAAGGTTACTGATTCAAGAATCCAAAAGTTGAACGAGGCAttccaaaatatcagaatcatcaaatacTTTGCATGGGAAAATaaatttattgaacaaattaTCGATGTTAGATCAAAAGAGTTGAATATCCTTTTCAATAGATGTTTGGTTTGGGTTGTTTCCTCGTTTGTATGGTTTTTAACTCCTACAATTGTCTGTTTGGTTGCATTCTACTGCTACACAATCATTGAAGGCAAACAGTTAACAACCCCAATTGCATTCACTTCATTGTCTCTTTTCAGTTTGTTACGTGCACCACTAGATCAATTCGCTGACATGCTTTCCTTTGTTGTTCAGTCTAAggtttctttggaaagaattgaagaatttttgaaagaacCAGAAACAACTAAATACGAACAATTGGTTATGGAAAGAGACGAAAATTCTCCTGATGTTGGTTTCCAGAATGCGACTTTCTCTTGGTCCACCTCATCAAATGCGCCAAATGATTTCAAGCTTAGATCTATTGATATTGCattcaagaagaacaaattgaaTGTTGTTATTGGATCAACGGGTTCTGGTAAAACATCCCTATTACTTGCTTTATTAGGTGAGATGAATTTAATCGAAGGTAAAGTGTTTTTACCTGCTTGGACTCCTAGAGATGATTTAATAGTTGACTCAAGAACAGGCTTAACGGAGTCTGCTGCTTATTGTTCTCAGAGTGCGTGGTTATTGAATGGTACCATCAGGGAGAATATTTTATTTGCTGCTCCTTATGATGAAAAGCGTTACAAACAAGCGATTGAAGCTTGCGGCTTAAAACgtgattttgaaattttagcAGCTGGTGATAAAACGGAAATTGGTGAAAAGGGTATTACTTTGTCTGGAGGACAAAAACAACGTGTCTCTCTTGCCAGAGCACTATACAGTAACGCTTCATATGTTCTATTAGACGATTGCCTCTCTGCTGTTGATTCTCATACTGCGGTCCACATTTATGAGAACTGTATTACTGGCCCACTGATGGCTAATAGAACATGTATTTTAGTTTCACATAATATTGCATTAACTATCAAGGACGCAGAGCATGTTGTGGTTATGGACAATGGTAGGGTGAAAACACAGGGTactgttgatgaattgatcAAAGAAGGCGtctttgatgaagaagctACTGCTTCCGTTATGCAATCTCGCTCAGCTTCTACTGCTAACTTGAATGCTTTGGTGAATGAAGAATCCGACGCATTGCATTCGCATTTGCTTAACTCTACTATTGCGGCACTTGCATCAGATCACAATGCTGATCAAATTGACTCCATCCCcgttgaagatgaaaatattgacaAATCAGgtaaattgattgatgaagaaacaaaatccGATGGTTCCGTTTCCTTAGAAGTTTATAAAGCCTATATCAATTTATTTGGTGGTACCtatttttggattcttcTTGCTATTGTCTTATTAAGCACTCAGTTAGTGAATATTTATCAATCCTATTACTTGAGAATTTGGTCCATGGCTGagaatgaaagaaatggCATTACTGTTCTCACTGCAATTATTTCagaaattccaaacaaaGTGTATGCAAAATCAGATTTTGCATGGGATAATGTTCTAAATGTTtttaaatcaattgattggCATAAACCCATTATAAAGACAAGATACAACGATTTTGATGTTTCAAAGATGTCTGCGATTCACTCGACAATGTATTACCTCGTTGTCTACTCTCTTATTGGTCTTGTTTATTCATCTATTGGCTCTCTAAGAATTATTATGGTTTATATTGGAGGTTTAGGAGTCTCACGTAAAATTTTTAAACAGTTATTGCAGAAGGTGATGAGAGCGGAGGTAAGGTTTTTTGATTCGACACCAATTGGTCGTATAATGAACAGATTTTCAAAGGACATGGAAAGTATTGACCAAGAATTAGCACCATATTCAGAGGCGTTTGTCGTTGACATACTTAGCTGTCTCAGTACCATTGTTTTGATTACATGGATTACACCTgcatttttaatttttggtgtttttgtCTCGATTCTTTTCGGTTATGTTGGTATTCTCTACTTGAATTTATCTAGAGAGTTGAAACGGTTTGAGTCTATAACCAGATCTCCGATCAATCAGCATTTTACCGAAACTTTAACCGGAGTTACTACTATTAGAGCTTATGGTGACGAAAGAAGATTTTTGGTTCAGAATATGCAGAAGATTGATACAAATAACAGaccatttttctttgtttggGCGAATAATAGATGGATGTCTTTTAGGGCTCAATTTACGGGATCCTCTATTGTCGCCATCTCAGCTGCTCTTGCAGTGTTAGCAGCTCGTCAAATTGATTCAGGTCTAGCAGGTATTTCTTTGTCGTTTGCAGCATCTTTTTCCACCAGTGCTTTATGGGTTTTACGTTGTTATGCGGATGTCGAGATCAATATTAATTCAGTTGAAAGAGTTCAAGAATATATTACTGATATTAAGGAAGAAAGCGCAACTGAGACTCCTTTTGATCCCCCTGCTTCATGGCCCGAGCATGGTGAGATTTCGGTTGAGGGACTATCACTCAGATACGCTCCAAATCTGCCACTTGTCATTAAAGACATTTCTTTCCACGTGAATTCTGGTGAGAAGGttggtgttgttggtaGAACAGGTGCCGGTAAATCTACTATTATTACTAGTTTTTTCAGATTCATTGAACCTGCCCAGGGTAAAATTGTCATTGATGGTGTTGATATAACTAAGATTGGtttgaattctttgagAAGAGGTTTGGCCATCATTCCACAAGAGCCAACTCTTTTTACTGGTTCACTAAGAAGTAACCTTGACATGTTCAACGAAAGTGATgatctatctatctatgAATCATTAAGACGTGTCGGTTTGATTTCCAGAGACGAATATAACAGCCTCAGAACTGTCATCGAAAGTGGCCAGTCTTTGGAAGAATACAATAAGTCCAATGAGAACAGTGAAGAAAATGTCAATAAGTTTACTAATTTAGAAGCCGAGGTTACTGAAAATGGTGGTAATTTATCTCAAGGTGAAAGACAGCTAATTTGTTTGGCAAGATCCCTATTGAAAAGTCCAAAAATTTTGCTACTAGATGAAGCTACAGCATCTATTGATTATGAAACTGATGCGATGATTCAAAACACAATCAGAGAAGAATTCTCTGAAAGTACTATTCTAACTATTGCTCATAGATTGAAGACAATCATAGACTATGATaaaattttggttttggatCACGGTAATGCTAAAGAATATGATCATCCTTACAACTTAATTACAAAGGAAGGATCTCAGTTCAGATCCATGTGTCAAGACACTGGtgaatttgatgaactTGTTCGTTTGGCAAAAGAAGCATATGATgccaaaaaataa